The nucleotide sequence CACACGTCCGTTCTGGGCCGGTCTCCTCACCCTGGCCGGAGGACTGACGATCGCTGCGGCACCGGCCGGCGGCTACACGATCCTGAGACTGCCCGGCCTGTCCACCCTGGCACCGCTGGCCTTCGGCGGCGCCCTCACCGCCCTCGGCGTGGCCATATGGAACCGGCCCCGCGCCCATTCCCGCGCCGGGGCGGCGGCGATCGTCCTCGCACTCGGCGCGTTCGTGTACGCCGGCCTCGGCGGCTATCTGCTCGGCACGCTCCTGTCCCTGACCGGCGGAAGCCTCGCCTGCGCCTGGACCACCGGGCGGCAGACCCGCCGACGTGCCGACCCGGCGGACGAATGATCCGCTGAGCTCTCCCAGCGCCGAACAGCCGCCCTACCTCAGCAGACGGCGCCGGAACGCCCGTCGGTTGTATGACGTGCGTCATACCGCAGGGATCCGCGTCATTTGACGGTCTCCGCCGGTCGTCCGGAACGCCAGTCATCCGACGGATGTCGGCGTTGTCGGGTCGTCCCCAGACTTGTGCCCCGGACCGGCGCCGGTCATCGGG is from Actinomadura rubteroloni and encodes:
- a CDS encoding DUF6114 domain-containing protein, which codes for MSGASADFARRAARRAHRSVVRWRRWRRTRPFWAGLLTLAGGLTIAAAPAGGYTILRLPGLSTLAPLAFGGALTALGVAIWNRPRAHSRAGAAAIVLALGAFVYAGLGGYLLGTLLSLTGGSLACAWTTGRQTRRRADPADE